One genomic region from Thermovenabulum gondwanense encodes:
- a CDS encoding MotE family protein: MSSNKFKITVFILLILFIITFLFTLYFIVKSADPSKLNPKVLSILEKLPFTKNLIKETNSNSTLLSKEDLLKQKEDELKSKEELLKQKEEEILKKEEELSKKEEELKKLQAYIEEENNKLENNKKAMKDIASYYELMDPSSAAKIFEEMSVDQVTKILSNMKKESVSSILSSIQPKKAAEITKKLGNL; the protein is encoded by the coding sequence ATGTCTTCAAATAAATTTAAAATTACAGTTTTTATTTTATTAATATTGTTTATAATTACCTTTCTTTTTACCTTATATTTCATCGTAAAATCTGCTGATCCTTCAAAATTAAATCCTAAGGTTCTGTCAATTTTGGAGAAACTCCCGTTTACCAAGAACTTAATTAAGGAAACTAACTCGAATAGTACCCTGCTTTCGAAGGAAGATCTTTTAAAACAGAAAGAAGATGAGCTAAAAAGTAAGGAAGAGCTGTTAAAGCAGAAAGAAGAAGAAATTTTGAAAAAGGAAGAAGAATTGTCAAAAAAAGAAGAGGAACTAAAAAAACTTCAAGCGTATATAGAGGAAGAAAATAATAAATTGGAGAATAACAAAAAGGCAATGAAAGACATTGCTTCCTATTATGAATTAATGGATCCTTCGAGTGCTGCCAAAATATTTGAAGAAATGTCCGTGGATCAAGTGACAAAAATATTATCTAATATGAAAAAGGAATCGGTTTCCAGTATCTTATCCTCTATTCAACCCAAAAAAGCTGCGGAGATTACCAAAAAACTGGGAAATTTATAG
- a CDS encoding TIGR02530 family flagellar biosynthesis protein encodes MSDFIKISDLMTPSSTIIEKVDKNRYTVEKQEKVKSDGKFKEILEEKLKLDLKISGHAAMRMKLRNMNLSQEQWDKLKNAVSKAEEKGVKESLIIMDKMAFIVSIKNKTVITAIDEENLKENVFTNIDGAVII; translated from the coding sequence ATGAGTGATTTCATAAAAATTTCGGACTTAATGACTCCATCAAGTACAATTATCGAAAAAGTTGATAAAAACAGATACACCGTTGAAAAACAAGAAAAGGTAAAATCCGATGGCAAATTTAAAGAAATATTAGAAGAAAAATTAAAACTGGATTTAAAAATTTCAGGTCATGCAGCTATGAGAATGAAATTGCGAAACATGAATTTGAGCCAGGAGCAATGGGATAAACTTAAAAATGCTGTAAGTAAAGCTGAAGAAAAAGGAGTTAAGGAGTCATTGATAATCATGGATAAAATGGCTTTCATAGTCAGCATAAAAAATAAAACTGTAATTACTGCAATAGATGAGGAAAATCTAAAAGAAAATGTTTTTACTAACATCGACGGTGCCGTGATAATATGA
- a CDS encoding flagellar basal body-associated FliL family protein yields MAEMAQKKGMRRILIIVFIVVILMIVSAFMAYFLTKNFLFQDKAKEEKKVLAPYQAGEFLTNLADHGYIKISLVFLLEGKDAEKELKQREYEINDRIYSILRAKTFESVKNSNGMEVLRGEIKNNINKLLEKAKIVDVYFNSIIVN; encoded by the coding sequence ATGGCAGAAATGGCGCAAAAAAAAGGAATGAGGAGAATTCTTATAATAGTTTTTATTGTTGTTATTTTAATGATTGTTTCTGCCTTTATGGCGTATTTTTTAACAAAAAACTTTTTATTTCAGGATAAAGCAAAAGAAGAAAAAAAAGTTCTTGCACCTTATCAGGCCGGTGAATTTCTAACAAATCTTGCCGATCACGGGTATATAAAAATTTCTCTTGTTTTTTTATTAGAAGGTAAAGATGCGGAAAAGGAATTAAAACAGAGAGAATACGAAATAAACGACAGGATTTATTCTATTCTTCGGGCAAAAACCTTTGAATCAGTAAAAAACAGCAATGGCATGGAGGTATTAAGGGGAGAAATCAAGAATAATATAAATAAATTATTGGAGAAAGCAAAGATTGTGGATGTGTATTTTAATAGTATTATTGTGAATTAA
- a CDS encoding flagellar hook protein FlgE produces MMRSMFAGVTGLRNHQIKMDVIGNNIANVNTVGYKKSRVTFQEALAQTMRGASAPQNARGGTNPLQVGLGMAIGAIETIHSPSSLETTGNMTDLAIEGDGFFVVTDGQERYYTRAGNFGFDEEGNFVNTSTGYKVMGWQNAQSKTPQNISTINIKKGMMMQAKATSKISFSKNLNAADPENTSYVIPFKVYDSLGNLHNLTITFTKTNTPNTWDFAINVDPNNNINVPNNTGQLQFNENGILNSNNSYQLEITGISGVSEITLDFSSVTQYARETTVDLSYQDGYAAGTLLGIAIDSSGTITGIFDNGINQELAQIALCNFDNPSGLMKAGKNMFRESANSGVPQIGLPGTGGRGSISPGSLEMSNVDLAEEFTQMIITQRGFQANSRIITASDEMLQDLVNLKR; encoded by the coding sequence ATGATGCGGTCAATGTTTGCCGGTGTAACCGGCCTCAGAAATCATCAAATCAAAATGGATGTAATTGGCAACAATATTGCCAATGTAAATACGGTAGGTTATAAAAAAAGCCGGGTAACCTTTCAGGAAGCTCTGGCGCAAACCATGAGAGGGGCTTCAGCACCTCAAAATGCAAGAGGAGGAACAAACCCCTTGCAGGTAGGCCTTGGGATGGCTATAGGAGCAATAGAAACAATTCATTCTCCCTCAAGCCTTGAAACTACGGGCAATATGACCGATTTAGCAATTGAAGGAGATGGATTTTTTGTAGTTACCGATGGACAGGAAAGATATTATACCAGGGCTGGAAATTTTGGATTTGATGAAGAAGGAAATTTTGTAAACACTTCTACCGGTTATAAAGTAATGGGCTGGCAGAACGCTCAATCAAAAACTCCCCAAAATATATCTACTATAAATATTAAAAAAGGCATGATGATGCAGGCTAAAGCCACGAGCAAGATATCTTTTTCCAAGAACCTGAATGCCGCCGATCCTGAAAATACCAGCTATGTAATACCGTTTAAAGTTTATGATTCACTGGGAAATCTTCACAATTTAACCATAACCTTTACAAAAACCAATACTCCTAATACCTGGGATTTTGCAATTAATGTTGATCCAAATAATAATATAAACGTTCCTAACAATACAGGTCAATTGCAGTTTAATGAAAATGGAATATTAAATTCAAATAATTCTTATCAATTAGAAATTACCGGCATATCCGGTGTTTCCGAAATCACACTGGATTTTTCAAGTGTTACTCAATATGCAAGGGAAACGACGGTAGATCTTTCCTATCAGGATGGTTATGCTGCGGGAACACTTTTGGGTATTGCGATTGATTCATCGGGAACCATTACCGGGATCTTTGATAACGGTATAAATCAAGAGTTGGCCCAAATTGCACTGTGCAATTTTGATAATCCTTCGGGTCTTATGAAAGCCGGGAAAAATATGTTTAGAGAATCGGCAAACTCGGGTGTGCCCCAGATCGGTTTGCCCGGCACCGGAGGCAGGGGTTCCATTTCTCCCGGTTCTTTAGAAATGTCCAATGTGGATTTAGCCGAAGAATTTACCCAGATGATAATTACCCAGAGAGGGTTTCAGGCAAATTCAAGGATAATTACCGCTTCCGATGAGATGCTTCAGGATTTGGTAAATCTAAAAAGATAA
- a CDS encoding response regulator, with product MSGILIVDDAAFMRMMIKDILSKNGFQVVGEAENGLVAIEKYKELKPGLVIMDITMPEMDGIEAVKRIRSLDPQAKIIMCSAMGQQAMVIEAIQAGAKDFIVKPFQPDRVVEAVRKAMG from the coding sequence ATGTCTGGGATTTTGATAGTCGACGATGCAGCCTTCATGAGAATGATGATAAAAGATATATTATCAAAAAATGGGTTTCAGGTTGTGGGAGAAGCCGAAAACGGTCTGGTGGCTATTGAGAAATACAAAGAATTAAAACCCGGATTGGTAATTATGGATATTACAATGCCTGAAATGGATGGGATTGAAGCAGTAAAAAGAATCAGATCCCTTGACCCTCAGGCAAAAATAATTATGTGCTCCGCTATGGGACAGCAAGCTATGGTAATAGAAGCTATTCAAGCAGGTGCAAAGGATTTTATTGTAAAGCCATTCCAGCCGGATAGAGTTGTAGAGGCGGTAAGAAAAGCGATGGGATAA
- the fliM gene encoding flagellar motor switch protein FliM: protein MSDILSQSEIDALIAALTTGEIKADEIKKESQEKKVKIYDFRKPNKFSKEQLNSIKVIHENFGRHLINYLTTQLRTLVQMSGSHVDQMPFAEFSSSIPNPSIIGIVDFSPLKGSVLMVTSVELAYAIIDRMLGGIGEYKDKPREPTEIELNLIIKVFSRILKLIEETWKDVFEVHPTLEKIETNPQYIQLVSPNEATALITFNIKVGKTEGLINLCLPFIVIEPIMPKLSTKAWLSSSKEVSDIFSKKLNKKIEDVSVEIRAELGKATISVRDFLNLEVGDVIQLDKNIKQEIDIYVKGNLKFKGIIGKKNEKTAVKVTRFVDERNENYG, encoded by the coding sequence TTGTCAGATATTTTATCCCAGAGTGAAATAGATGCCTTAATTGCAGCTCTTACTACAGGAGAAATAAAAGCCGATGAGATAAAGAAGGAATCCCAGGAAAAAAAGGTAAAAATTTACGATTTCAGAAAGCCAAATAAATTTTCAAAGGAACAATTAAATTCAATAAAAGTGATTCATGAGAATTTTGGAAGGCATTTAATAAACTATCTAACTACCCAGCTTAGGACTTTGGTCCAGATGAGCGGTTCTCATGTGGATCAAATGCCTTTTGCCGAGTTTTCTTCGTCAATTCCTAACCCCTCCATAATAGGGATAGTGGATTTTTCTCCTCTTAAAGGATCGGTGTTGATGGTTACGAGTGTGGAACTTGCATATGCAATTATTGATAGAATGCTTGGAGGCATTGGAGAATACAAGGATAAGCCGAGAGAGCCTACCGAGATAGAATTAAACTTGATTATAAAGGTTTTTTCAAGAATACTTAAATTAATAGAAGAAACCTGGAAAGATGTTTTTGAGGTACACCCGACTTTAGAAAAAATAGAAACAAATCCCCAGTATATTCAGTTAGTGTCTCCAAATGAAGCTACAGCTTTGATTACATTTAATATAAAAGTGGGAAAAACAGAAGGATTGATTAATTTATGTTTACCCTTTATTGTAATTGAACCGATTATGCCCAAACTTTCTACAAAAGCATGGCTATCATCTTCAAAGGAAGTGTCAGATATTTTTTCGAAAAAATTAAATAAAAAGATTGAAGATGTATCTGTGGAAATAAGAGCGGAACTTGGTAAAGCCACAATTTCTGTAAGGGATTTTTTGAATTTAGAGGTCGGTGATGTTATTCAGCTGGATAAAAATATAAAGCAGGAAATCGATATTTACGTGAAAGGAAATTTAAAATTTAAAGGCATAATAGGGAAGAAAAACGAAAAAACCGCTGTAAAGGTTACCAGGTTTGTTGATGAAAGGAATGAGAATTATGGATGA
- a CDS encoding flagellar hook-length control protein FliK has product MDKTVVCINCNPNKQKINPVSLKIDKIKSNNSKFFNKLMEVELKQKIGLINEESEINGQEENILWMLLSSYYLNFFPEASKGQDINIIQDEVKIPENITHLQLNSEDEGKEIEEKIWLLLKDIISDCKTKKDFDEKFNRFLDILGVEDVEKAAIKEKFNEYVHKESLGFLEKMSREKSERDGPVEITPGYHDKLEFTDSSDKNNVIKILKEIFPGSSNYRKIFSEDLRIEESTVLPVLSKEDIGILTTSLEPVNKDEILVRGEKDKIDSNFFEELIEKISVIAKDKSKELHIRLKPDHLGEMIIKVINEEKNLKAQIFVENPFVRKDLEAGLNNLKSQIVKRGFEDVNIELVNIKNEMGFYNDFSGRGRDWFYKATKHKNNFKIEDTKEPFDVTGITKGSKNLYFWSLSQSNIDYFV; this is encoded by the coding sequence ATGGATAAAACAGTGGTTTGTATTAATTGCAATCCGAACAAGCAGAAAATTAATCCTGTTAGTCTGAAGATAGATAAGATTAAGAGTAACAATAGTAAATTTTTCAATAAATTGATGGAAGTTGAACTTAAACAGAAAATAGGTCTCATTAATGAGGAAAGCGAAATCAATGGTCAGGAAGAAAACATACTTTGGATGTTACTTTCATCTTATTATTTGAATTTTTTTCCTGAAGCCTCTAAAGGTCAGGATATTAATATTATTCAGGATGAGGTAAAAATACCAGAAAATATTACTCATTTACAATTAAATAGCGAAGATGAAGGTAAAGAAATTGAAGAAAAAATTTGGCTTTTACTGAAGGATATAATTTCGGATTGCAAAACCAAAAAAGATTTTGATGAAAAATTTAACCGGTTTTTAGATATTTTGGGTGTTGAGGATGTAGAAAAAGCCGCAATAAAAGAGAAATTTAATGAATATGTTCACAAAGAAAGCTTAGGATTTCTTGAAAAAATGAGTAGAGAAAAAAGCGAAAGGGATGGACCGGTAGAAATCACCCCGGGATATCATGATAAACTTGAATTCACGGATAGCAGTGACAAAAATAATGTTATAAAAATATTAAAAGAAATATTCCCCGGTTCTTCAAATTATAGAAAGATTTTTTCCGAAGATTTAAGAATAGAAGAATCTACAGTCTTGCCGGTGCTCAGTAAGGAAGACATAGGAATTTTAACTACTTCTTTGGAACCGGTGAATAAAGATGAAATACTTGTAAGGGGAGAAAAAGATAAAATTGATTCTAACTTTTTTGAAGAACTGATAGAAAAAATATCGGTTATTGCTAAGGACAAATCAAAAGAGCTTCATATCAGGTTAAAACCCGATCATTTAGGAGAAATGATAATAAAAGTAATAAATGAAGAAAAAAATTTAAAGGCTCAAATCTTTGTAGAAAATCCCTTTGTTAGAAAAGATTTAGAGGCAGGGCTTAATAATTTAAAAAGCCAAATAGTGAAACGGGGTTTTGAGGATGTAAACATAGAATTAGTGAATATTAAAAATGAAATGGGATTTTACAACGACTTTTCCGGCAGGGGAAGGGACTGGTTTTACAAAGCAACTAAACATAAGAATAATTTTAAAATTGAAGATACAAAAGAGCCTTTCGATGTTACAGGTATTACCAAAGGTAGTAAAAATTTATATTTTTGGAGTTTAAGCCAAAGCAACATAGATTATTTTGTTTAA
- a CDS encoding OmpA/MotB family protein translates to MPAGRRRRSEENDKGPGSPLWMTTYGDLITQILIFFVLLYSLSSIDTKKFDLAMTSLQGSLGILQGGKTYYKQEFIESGTGQNYVAEREKTELEKIGTEIEKIIESNNLRGIKVDLDERGLTIRFLEGALFDSGKAVIKDNSKEILDKIAPILKDSNHHIRVEGHTDNVPIHTREFPSNWELSTARAVNVVRYFIEVHGINPKKISAAGYGEYRPVVPNDTDKNRALNRRVDIIILKSSLEMQEPN, encoded by the coding sequence ATGCCAGCAGGCAGACGGCGAAGATCTGAAGAAAACGATAAGGGTCCTGGATCCCCTTTGTGGATGACCACTTATGGCGATCTTATTACACAAATACTTATATTTTTTGTACTGCTTTATTCTTTATCAAGTATAGATACAAAAAAATTCGATTTAGCTATGACTTCTCTCCAGGGCTCTTTGGGGATTTTACAAGGGGGAAAGACATATTATAAACAAGAATTCATTGAAAGCGGTACGGGACAAAATTACGTTGCAGAACGAGAAAAAACCGAACTTGAAAAGATAGGGACCGAGATAGAAAAAATAATTGAGTCCAATAATTTAAGAGGTATTAAGGTAGATTTGGATGAAAGAGGATTAACTATACGTTTTTTAGAGGGGGCTTTATTTGATTCGGGTAAAGCGGTTATAAAGGATAACTCTAAGGAGATTTTAGATAAGATAGCCCCGATACTAAAAGATAGCAATCATCATATAAGGGTAGAGGGACACACCGATAATGTCCCTATACATACGAGGGAATTTCCTTCAAACTGGGAATTGTCTACTGCAAGAGCGGTAAATGTGGTAAGATATTTTATTGAAGTTCACGGGATAAACCCAAAAAAGATTTCAGCTGCAGGGTACGGCGAATATAGACCTGTTGTACCCAACGATACCGACAAAAATAGGGCTTTAAATCGAAGGGTGGATATAATTATTCTAAAATCCAGTTTAGAAATGCAAGAACCGAATTAA
- a CDS encoding flagellar hook assembly protein FlgD, translating into MVEQIYTPYQVMNTSVSKRDSVTKNLGKDEFLKLLITELKNQNPLEPLDSKEYIAQLATFTQVEQIQEMRRELSFLSSISLIGNKVKAVYEEKEYSGEVRGIVVDNNEIGLLIGDEEVKVPLSGVKVIK; encoded by the coding sequence TTGGTAGAACAAATTTATACTCCTTACCAGGTTATGAATACCTCGGTAAGTAAAAGGGATTCAGTTACAAAAAACCTGGGGAAGGATGAATTTTTAAAGCTTTTGATTACCGAATTAAAAAATCAAAATCCTCTGGAACCTTTAGATAGTAAGGAATATATAGCACAGCTGGCTACTTTTACTCAAGTAGAACAGATTCAGGAAATGAGAAGAGAATTGAGCTTTTTATCGAGCATTTCTTTGATAGGAAATAAAGTAAAAGCTGTATATGAAGAAAAGGAGTACTCCGGAGAGGTAAGGGGAATAGTTGTTGATAATAATGAAATAGGTTTACTTATAGGAGATGAAGAAGTAAAAGTACCATTATCCGGTGTAAAAGTAATAAAATAG
- a CDS encoding flagellar biosynthetic protein FliO, whose protein sequence is MKRKFIIVLFLILTVLSYSYHQIIALPNGGQNYDLKNLEKYNFDYPDPQKTSYSPFYSAVNLLVFIILFSIVCYLAFYFTRFLSLNKSFFQKSKYMEIIDVLSLGNKTSLYIVKLPSGYYILGNNEKGISVISQLDEREIELIKEAENLSGEVGKKFAFQLDLFIKRAAKSFGAKNGDENK, encoded by the coding sequence ATGAAAAGAAAGTTTATAATTGTTCTGTTTTTAATATTAACCGTACTTTCTTATAGTTATCATCAAATAATCGCTTTACCAAATGGCGGTCAAAATTATGATCTAAAAAATTTGGAAAAGTATAATTTTGATTACCCGGATCCTCAAAAAACTTCCTATTCTCCATTTTACTCTGCTGTAAATCTTTTGGTTTTTATTATTCTTTTTTCGATCGTATGTTATTTGGCCTTTTACTTTACGCGCTTTTTATCTCTTAATAAATCCTTTTTTCAAAAAAGTAAGTACATGGAAATTATCGATGTTTTATCCTTAGGCAATAAAACCAGCTTATATATAGTTAAACTTCCCTCCGGCTATTATATTCTTGGAAATAATGAAAAAGGAATTTCTGTAATAAGTCAATTAGATGAAAGGGAAATTGAATTGATAAAAGAAGCTGAAAATCTAAGCGGGGAAGTGGGGAAAAAATTTGCCTTCCAGTTGGATTTATTCATCAAAAGAGCAGCGAAATCATTTGGAGCAAAAAATGGAGATGAAAATAAATGA
- a CDS encoding flagellar FlbD family protein: MIEVTRLNGKKFYINAELIETVESTPDTVIKLTNDKTYLVEEPPMVIISKIIEYKRKILKGCEY; this comes from the coding sequence TTGATTGAAGTAACAAGGCTTAATGGTAAAAAATTTTATATAAACGCCGAATTGATTGAAACGGTGGAATCCACCCCCGATACGGTAATAAAGCTTACCAATGATAAAACTTATTTGGTGGAAGAACCTCCCATGGTAATTATTTCAAAGATTATTGAATATAAAAGAAAAATATTAAAAGGATGTGAATATTGA
- the fliY gene encoding flagellar motor switch phosphatase FliY, with protein sequence MKGMRIMDENRMLSQDEINELIARMNTPSEIKDLSREEKDILGEFGNISIGTSATTLYTILRHKVVITTPEVMITTINKLKEIYSIPFIAVMVDYTEGLEGSNILIIKEEDAKIIADLMMGGDGRNINFELDEIRLSAVGEAMNQMMGSSATSLSTMLKKPINISPPRVKRILLSEDSLESYFKEDEPIVRISFIMEVGELIKSEIMLLMKIEFAKSLVKELTSFTLDSSVIDEDIKKDAKTIPDMEYEGQKQSSMDKKEKIVVKPVELEEFSSEEGSYQKASIELIMDVPLEISVQLGKAVKKIKEILGLGPGSIIELDKLAGEPVDILVNGKLIAKGEVVVIDENFGVRITEILNSSERASLIQ encoded by the coding sequence ATGAAAGGAATGAGAATTATGGATGAAAACAGGATGCTTTCACAGGATGAAATAAATGAATTAATAGCGAGAATGAATACACCTTCTGAAATTAAGGATTTATCAAGGGAAGAGAAGGATATTTTAGGCGAATTTGGCAATATTTCAATCGGCACTTCAGCCACCACTCTTTATACTATTTTGAGACATAAAGTAGTAATAACGACTCCCGAAGTCATGATTACTACTATAAATAAATTGAAAGAGATTTATTCAATACCCTTTATAGCCGTAATGGTAGATTATACCGAAGGGCTTGAGGGCAGTAATATTTTAATTATCAAAGAAGAAGATGCAAAAATAATCGCCGATTTAATGATGGGAGGGGATGGAAGGAATATTAATTTTGAACTTGATGAAATTAGGTTGAGCGCTGTTGGAGAAGCAATGAATCAAATGATGGGATCATCAGCTACTTCTCTATCAACCATGCTTAAAAAACCTATAAATATTTCGCCCCCCAGAGTAAAAAGAATTTTGCTTTCAGAAGATTCCTTAGAAAGTTATTTTAAAGAAGACGAACCGATTGTTAGGATTTCTTTTATAATGGAAGTGGGAGAATTAATAAAAAGTGAAATAATGCTCCTTATGAAGATAGAGTTTGCTAAATCCCTGGTAAAAGAGTTAACTTCCTTTACGTTGGATTCATCGGTAATTGATGAAGATATTAAGAAAGATGCGAAAACAATACCGGATATGGAATATGAAGGGCAAAAGCAATCGTCTATGGATAAGAAAGAAAAAATAGTTGTAAAACCTGTGGAGTTAGAGGAATTTTCTTCTGAAGAGGGTTCATACCAAAAGGCAAGCATTGAACTCATAATGGATGTTCCTTTGGAAATTTCGGTTCAGCTTGGGAAGGCAGTGAAAAAAATCAAAGAAATACTTGGCTTAGGCCCGGGTTCTATTATAGAATTAGATAAGTTAGCCGGGGAACCGGTAGATATTCTTGTTAATGGAAAACTTATTGCAAAAGGGGAAGTAGTAGTAATTGATGAAAATTTCGGCGTAAGAATTACCGAGATATTAAATTCTTCTGAAAGGGCGAGCCTTATTCAATAA
- the fliP gene encoding flagellar type III secretion system pore protein FliP (The bacterial flagellar biogenesis protein FliP forms a type III secretion system (T3SS)-type pore required for flagellar assembly.) — MKRFINKIAIIFIFLVGKFTIDCTLLLAAPENNLPVLNFIKPSGTPAETATTLQILIALTVLSLAPSILIMMTSFIRIIIVLSFVRNGMGMQQVPPNQVLIGLALFITFFIMAPVFSDINKNAVMPYLNQQISTEEAFKRAEKPLRDFMFKQTREKDLALFLHYAKLQKPVNSLDDVPTYVLIPSFIISELKTAFQMGFIIFLPFLVIDMIVASTLMSMGMLMLPPIMISLPFKILLFVMVDGWDLVIKSLIAGFH, encoded by the coding sequence ATGAAAAGATTCATTAATAAAATTGCTATAATTTTCATATTCCTGGTAGGGAAATTTACCATAGATTGTACCTTACTTCTCGCGGCACCGGAAAATAATTTACCGGTATTGAATTTTATAAAACCATCAGGGACTCCTGCTGAAACCGCCACTACCCTTCAAATATTAATTGCCTTAACAGTTCTCTCGCTTGCACCTTCAATTTTAATAATGATGACTTCCTTTATTAGAATAATTATAGTACTTTCCTTTGTGAGAAACGGTATGGGTATGCAGCAGGTTCCGCCTAATCAGGTGTTAATAGGCCTTGCTCTATTTATTACCTTTTTTATAATGGCTCCTGTTTTTAGCGACATAAATAAAAATGCGGTAATGCCTTATTTAAATCAACAAATTTCCACGGAAGAAGCTTTTAAGAGGGCAGAAAAACCTTTACGGGATTTCATGTTTAAACAGACAAGGGAAAAAGACTTAGCATTGTTTCTTCATTATGCAAAATTGCAAAAACCGGTAAATTCCCTTGATGATGTTCCTACATATGTTTTAATACCATCCTTTATAATAAGCGAACTTAAGACAGCCTTTCAAATGGGTTTTATAATTTTTCTCCCCTTTCTTGTTATAGATATGATTGTTGCGAGTACATTAATGTCAATGGGAATGCTAATGCTGCCTCCAATTATGATTTCCTTACCCTTTAAAATATTACTGTTTGTTATGGTGGATGGTTGGGATTTAGTGATAAAATCTTTAATAGCGGGATTTCATTAA
- a CDS encoding flagellar motor protein gives MDRATLLGMIGGIAVLTWGIYMGGSLSAYVDIPSFLIVFGGVIGAVFISFPFSKVIETSKILKIVFFEKQLEAEEVISTIVNLADIARKEGLLALEDSASQLKDDFLKRGILLVVDGTDPELVKNILETELSFLEERHKEGQSLFETMGALAPAFGMIGTIIGLINMLKRLDDPSAVGPGMATALITTFYGSILANLLFLPIAAKLKVRSKQEILIKEVMIEGVLSIQAGENPRIIEEKLKAFLAPKMRKNINVKKAPESGEINASRQTAKI, from the coding sequence ATGGACCGGGCTACTTTGCTTGGGATGATCGGAGGTATTGCGGTTCTTACCTGGGGAATTTACATGGGAGGAAGTTTATCGGCATATGTAGATATTCCATCTTTTTTAATAGTGTTTGGAGGTGTAATTGGGGCTGTTTTTATAAGCTTTCCCTTTTCAAAGGTTATAGAAACTTCAAAGATTTTAAAAATAGTGTTTTTTGAGAAACAGCTGGAAGCAGAGGAAGTTATTTCAACTATTGTAAATTTAGCGGATATAGCAAGAAAAGAGGGGTTGCTTGCTCTTGAAGACAGCGCATCCCAGTTAAAGGATGATTTTTTAAAAAGAGGGATTTTACTTGTGGTGGATGGAACAGATCCGGAACTGGTTAAAAATATTCTGGAAACAGAACTTTCTTTTCTGGAAGAAAGGCATAAAGAAGGACAGAGTTTATTTGAAACAATGGGTGCTTTAGCACCGGCATTCGGTATGATTGGAACGATTATTGGACTGATAAATATGTTGAAAAGACTTGACGATCCCAGCGCAGTAGGTCCGGGTATGGCCACTGCATTAATTACGACTTTTTATGGTTCCATATTGGCCAATCTTTTATTCCTTCCAATAGCGGCCAAATTAAAAGTTCGAAGTAAACAGGAAATTTTAATTAAAGAGGTAATGATTGAAGGAGTACTTTCCATTCAAGCGGGGGAAAATCCGAGAATTATTGAAGAGAAACTAAAGGCCTTTTTGGCACCAAAGATGAGAAAAAATATAAATGTTAAGAAAGCTCCGGAAAGCGGTGAGATTAATGCCAGCAGGCAGACGGCGAAGATCTGA